A genome region from Acipenser ruthenus chromosome 29, fAciRut3.2 maternal haplotype, whole genome shotgun sequence includes the following:
- the LOC131702019 gene encoding lysine-specific demethylase 5B-like isoform X1 yields MTQPRPDEFVPPPECPVFEPSWEEFADPFAFINKIRPIAEKTGICKVRPPPDWQPPFACDVDKLHFTPRIQRLNELEAQTRVKLNFLDQIAKFWELQGCTLKIPHVERKILDLYQLNKLVADEGGFDIVCKERRWTRIALKMGFAPGKAVGSHIRSHYERILYPYNLFQSGASLLAPEPPSKLMSLVAVPALDQCVQKPILTNDAKDREYKPHDLAQRQSVQPTETCTPARRFKRMRAEGGCMKTEPGEPCDNKPNLRRRMGSVVVKNEMEKDIPITVKQEPVDIKEHITETEKAKSRSKKTIPAVSIVDLYVCLVCGSGSDEDRLLLCDGCDDSYHTFCLIPPLHDVPKGDWRCPKCLAQECSKPQEAFGFEQACRDYSLRAFGEMADSFKSDYFNMPVHMVPTELVEKEFWRLVSTVEEDVTVEYGADIASKEFGSGFPVRNGRFKLAPQDERYLDCGWNLNNMPVMDPSVLTHITADICGMKLPWLYVGMCFSSFCWHIEDHWSYSINYLHWGEPKTWYGAPGYAAEQLENVMKKLAPELFESQPDLLHQLVTIMNPNTLMSHGVPIYRTNQCAGEFVVTFPRAYHSGFNQGFNFAEAVNFCTMDWVPLGRQCVDHYRLLNRYCVFSHDEMICKIAAKADGLDVVLASVVQKDMAVMIREEKTLREAVRRMGVIDSERMEYDLLPDEERQCVKCRTTCYLSALTCPCSPGVLVCLYHIRDLCFCPVQNYTLKYRFSLEDLYPMMNAIKLRAESYDDWATHVNDILEAKMDKKRSLSEFQALIEESERKTFPDNDLLRHLRLVTQDAEKCASVAQQLLNGKRQTRYRSGGGKFQNQLKVDELRSFVRQLYSLPCSISQAPLLKSLLNRAEDFQQHSQKVLSEEQPRAADIQKLLDVSFDFDMELPELPVLRGRLEQAHWLEEVQRASSEPSALSLDDMRRLIDLGVGLSPHPSVEKAMARLQELLTVSEHWEDKAKSLIKARPHHTLETLAAAVQEVNAIPAHLPNCVLLKDSVQRAEEWLLEVEALQHGGRVPVLDTLSELVLRGRAIPVQLDPLSRLELLVTEVQAWKECAAKTFLMKNSPYSLLEVLCPRCDVGMGGFKRKPKKAKEPVQCTKKKTTKLDSVCDVERALCESKDSASAMATLAEVRLKEMEALGSLRAANEAKLLPTADSAELKVCVCQKPPAGAMLQCELCRDAFHSACVPSSQKGAQVWLCPTCQRSDKPPLEKILPLLAALQRIRVRLPEGDALRFVIERTVNWQNRAQQICTSLQERVGAHAAHHRWQGTAPLTAENTKCPSDAPLSSVQEWNKTAFYTEQRCIPLQGLSADQEELMVEALLLQVSLPEIQQLYQILHAGLHSQQNTDHTSPAGPDCETAGVRQQNCQGKSPSRREDGCCSPKKETASTVERKQKRRREREREGRTGEKRVKKPATSLKKLKLNKEKSKEVHSGSKPGRELQRQGDSPSLLSDLSYSDDSEEDIAVCPAVKCQQPEGDEVDWVQCDGSCNQWFHQICVGVSAELAEKEDYICVHCSVKDEQNKVHNGMKRGL; encoded by the exons ATGACCCAGCCCCGGCCCGACGAGTTTGTCCCGCCGCCGGAGTGCCCGGTCTTCGAGCCGAGCTGGGAGGAATTTGCCGACCCGTTTGCTTTCATCAACAAGATCCGTCCCATCGCCGAGAAAACGGGCATCTGCAAGGTCCGCCCGCCGCCG GACTGGCAGCCTCCGTTTGCTTGTGACGTTGACAAACTGCACTTCACCCCGCGGATTCAGAGGCTCAATGAATTGGAG GCTCAGACCAGAGTAAAACTCAATTTCCTGGATCAGATAGCCAAATTCTGGGAGCTGCAGGGATGCACGTTAAAAATCCCACATGTGGAAAGAAAGATTTTGGATTTGTACCAACTGAATAAG TTGGTTGCAGATGAAGGAGGGTTTGACATTGTCTGTAAAGAGAGGAGATGGACCAGAATAGCACTGAAGATGGGATTTGCCCCTGGGAAGGCTGTGGGCTCTCACATTCGCTCCCACTACGAAAGAATTCTGTACCCGTACAACCTCTTCCAGTCCGGAGCCAGCCTGCTG GCGCCTGAGCCGCCTTCCAAACTGATGAGTTTAGTGGCTGTTCCAGCTCTGGATCAG TGTGTCCAGAAGCCAATCTTAACAAATGATGCGAAGGACCGAGAATACAAACCCCATGATCTagcccagaggcagtctgtacagcCTACAGAGACCTGCACTCCAGCCCGCAGATTCAAGCGCATGAGAGCAGAG GGAGGGTGTATGAAGACTGAACCAGGAGAGCCCTGTGACAACAAGCCCAACCTGAGAAGAAGAATGGGCTCTGTAGTTGTAAAGAACGAAATGG agaagGATATTCCTATTACAGTGAAACAGGAACCCGTGGATATTAAGGAGCATATCACTGAAACTGAGAAAGCCAAGTCGAGGAGTAAAAAAACCATCCCGGCAGTGAGTATA GTGGACCTGTATGTTTGCCTGGTCTGTGGCAGTGGCAGTGATGAAGATCGCCTCCTGTTGTGTGATGGCTGTGATGATAGCTACCACACCTTTTGTCTCATTCCACCTCTTCACGATGTCCCCAAGGGAGACTGGAGATGCCCCAAGTGCCTGGCTCAG gAGTGCAGCAAGCCTCAGGAAGCATTTGGCTTTGAACAAGCATGCAGAGACTACTCTCTGCGTGCCTTTGGAGAAATGGCCGACTCGTTCAAGTCTGACTACTTCAACATGCCAGTCCAT ATGGTTCCCACAGAGCTGGTGGAGAAGGAGTTCTGGCGTTTAGTTAGTACTGTTGAGGAAGATGTCACTGTGGAGTATGGAGCTGATATTGCATCCAAGGAGTTTGGCAGCGGATTCCCTGTTCGGAACGGACGATTTAAACTGGCTCCACAAGATGAG CGTTACCTAGACTGTGGCTGGAACTTGAACAACATGCCTGTGATGGACCCCTCCGTCCTTACTCACATTACTGCTGATATCTGCGGGATGAAGTTACCCTGGCTGTATGTGGGGATGTGCTTCTCTTCATTCTGCTGGCACATCGAGGACCATTGGAGCTATTCCATTAACTATCTGCACTG GGGGGAGCCAAAAACGTGGTACGGAGCCCCAGGCTATGCTGCAGAGCAGCTGGAGAATGTGATGAAGAAACTGGCTCCGGAACTATTTGAATCCCAGCCCGACCTGTTACACCAGCTTGTGACAATCATGAACCCAAACACCCTGATGAGCCACGGTGTTCCA ATTTATCGCACTAATCAGTGTGCTGGAGAATTCGTGGTCACCTTTCCCAGAGCCTACCACAGTGGCTTTAATCAGGGCTTCAATTTCGCAGAGGCTGTGAATTTCTGCACCATGGACTGG GTCCCGCTGGGTCGTCAGTGCGTTGACCATTATCGTCTCCTGAATCGGTACTGTGTGTTCTCCCACGATGAGATGATCTGTAAAATTGCTGCCAAAGCGGATGGGCTGGACGTTGTTTTGGCTTCCGTTGTCCAGAAGGACATGGCTGTGATGATCAGGGAGGAGAAGACTCTGCGAGAGGCAGTGAGGAGGATG GGTGTGATTGACTCTGAGAGAATGGAATATGATCTCCTACCTGATGAAGAGCGGCAGTGTGTCAAGTGCAGGACTACTTGCTACCTGTCTGCCCTGACTTGCCCGTGCAGCCCTGGAGTGCTGGTGTGTCTCTACCATATCCGGGATCTCTGCTTCTGTCCAGTACAGAACTACACACTCAA GTATAGATTTTCACTGGAAGACCTGTATCCAATGATGAATGCAATAAAGCTGCGTGCAGAATCCTATGATGACTGGGCCACTCATGTAAATGACATTCTTGAAGCTAAAATGGACAAAAAGAGGA GTCTGTCTGAGTTTCAAGCATTGATAGAAGAATCTGAAAGGAAAACATTTCCAGACAATGATCTTCTTCGCCATTTACGTTTGGTGACCCAGGATGCAGAGAAGTGTGCTTCAGTGGCACAGCAACTGCTGAATGGGAAGAGACAAACCAG GTATCGCTCTGGTGGAGGCAAGTTCCAGAATCAGCTGAAGGTGGATGAACTTCGTTCTTTTGTCAGACAGCTGTACAGTTTGCCATGCAGCATCAGCCAGGCCCCCTTACTAAAG AGCCTTCTGAACCGCGCAGAGGATttccagcagcacagccagaaggTCTTGTCTGAGGAGCAGCCCCGGGCTGCTGACATTCAGAAGCTGCTGGATGTCAGCTTTGACTTCGACATGGAGCTGCCTGAGCTCCCAGTCCTGCGGGGGAGGCTGGAGCAGGCTCACTGGCTGGAGGAGGTACAGCGTGCCTCCTCGGAGCCCAGCGCCCTGTCCTTGGATGACATGAGGAGGCTGATTGACCTGGGAGTGGGACTGAGCCCTCACCCGTCAGTGGAGAAGGCAATGGCCCGCCTTCAGGAGCTGCTGACTGTCTCTGAACACTGGGAGGACAAAGCTAAGAGCCTGATTAAAGCAAG GCCCCATCATACGCTTGAGACTCTGGCAGCAGCTGTTCAGGAAGTGAACGCTATCCCTGCTCATCTCCCGAACTGTGTGCTTCTCAAAGATTCTGTCCAGAGGGCTGAAGAGTGGCTGCTGGAGGTAGAAGCACTTCAG CACGGTGGGCGTGTGCCTGTCCTGGATACTCTATCGGAGCTGGTGTTGAGGGGCCGAGCTATTCCTGTGCAGCTGGACCCCCTGTCAAGACTGGAGTTGCTGGTCACTGAGGTCCAGGCGTGGAAAGAGTGTGCAGCTAAAACCTTTCTGATGAAGAACTCTCCCTACTCTCTTCTGGAG gtgttgTGTCCCAGGTGTGACGTTGGAATGGggggtttcaaaagaaaacccaaAAAGGCAAAGGAGCCAGTGCAATGCACAAAGAAGAAAACGACAAAACTGGACAGTGTGTGTGATGTGGAGAGAGCCCTGTGTGAGAGCAAGGACTCTGCATCTGCA ATGGCCACTCTTGCTGAGGTTCGGTTAAAGGAAATGGAAGCGCTCGGTTCCCTCAGAGCTGCGAATGAAGCGAAGTTGCTCCCCACTGCAGACTCTGCGGAactgaaagtgtgtgtgtgccagAAGCCCCCAGCCGGCGCCATGCTACAGTGTGAACTTTGCAGGGACGCGTTCCACAGCGCGTGTGTCCCCAGCAGCCAGAAAGGGGCCCAGGTGTGGCTCTGCCCTACGTGTCAGCGCTCAGACAAGCCCCCTTTAGAGAAGATCCTGCCCCTGCTGGCTGCTCTACAGCGCATTCGTGTGCGGCTGCCGGAGGGGGACGCTCTGCGCTTCGTGATTGAACGGACTGTGAACTGGCAGAACAGAGCCCAGCAGATCTGCACCTCGTTACAGGAGAGAGTCGGGGCTCATGCAGCACACCACCGATGGCAAGGGACAGCGCCTCTCACTGCTGAAAACACAAAG TGCCCCAGTGATGCACCATTGAGCTCTGTGCAGGAGTGGAACAAGACTGCCTTTTATACTGAACAGAGATGCATTCCTCTCCAGG GTCTCAGTGCTGATCAGGAGGAGCTGATGGTGGAAGCGCTGCTCCTGCAGGTCTCCTTGCCAGAAATCCAGCAGCTCTACCAGATTCTGCACGCAGGACTGCATTCTCAGCAGAACACAGACCATACCTCACCAGCGGGGCCCGACTGTGAAACGGCAGGAGTCAGGCAGCAGAACTGTCAGGGAAAGAGCCCGTCACGCCGCGAG GATGGATGCTGCAGTCCTAAAAAGGAAACTGCAAGTACAGTGGAGAGGAAACAGAAGAGGCgccgggagagggagagggagggccGGACCGGGGAGAAGAGGGTGAAGAAGCCTGCCACGTCCCTGAAGAAACTCAAGCTGAACAAGGAGAAATCAAAGGAGGTTCACAGCGGCAGCAAGCCTGGGAGAGAGCTGCAGAGGCAGGGAGACTCCCCGTCCCTGCTGTCAGATCTCTCCTACTCGGACGACTCTGAGGAGGATATCGCTGTCTGTCCTGCTGTGAAGTGCCAGCAGCCAGAGGGAGACGAG gtGGATTGGGTCCAGTGCGACGGTAGTTGTAACCAGTGGTTCCATCAGATCTGTGTGGGCGTCTCGGCTGAACTGGCTGAGAAGGAGGACTATATTTGTGTCCACTGTAGTGTGAAGGATGAGCAGAACAAAGTACACAACGGGATGAAGCGAGGACTTTAA
- the LOC131702019 gene encoding lysine-specific demethylase 5B-like isoform X3 — MTQPRPDEFVPPPECPVFEPSWEEFADPFAFINKIRPIAEKTGICKVRPPPDWQPPFACDVDKLHFTPRIQRLNELEAQTRVKLNFLDQIAKFWELQGCTLKIPHVERKILDLYQLNKLVADEGGFDIVCKERRWTRIALKMGFAPGKAVGSHIRSHYERILYPYNLFQSGASLLCVQKPILTNDAKDREYKPHDLAQRQSVQPTETCTPARRFKRMRAEGGCMKTEPGEPCDNKPNLRRRMGSVVVKNEMEKDIPITVKQEPVDIKEHITETEKAKSRSKKTIPAVSIVDLYVCLVCGSGSDEDRLLLCDGCDDSYHTFCLIPPLHDVPKGDWRCPKCLAQECSKPQEAFGFEQACRDYSLRAFGEMADSFKSDYFNMPVHMVPTELVEKEFWRLVSTVEEDVTVEYGADIASKEFGSGFPVRNGRFKLAPQDERYLDCGWNLNNMPVMDPSVLTHITADICGMKLPWLYVGMCFSSFCWHIEDHWSYSINYLHWGEPKTWYGAPGYAAEQLENVMKKLAPELFESQPDLLHQLVTIMNPNTLMSHGVPIYRTNQCAGEFVVTFPRAYHSGFNQGFNFAEAVNFCTMDWVPLGRQCVDHYRLLNRYCVFSHDEMICKIAAKADGLDVVLASVVQKDMAVMIREEKTLREAVRRMGVIDSERMEYDLLPDEERQCVKCRTTCYLSALTCPCSPGVLVCLYHIRDLCFCPVQNYTLKYRFSLEDLYPMMNAIKLRAESYDDWATHVNDILEAKMDKKRSLSEFQALIEESERKTFPDNDLLRHLRLVTQDAEKCASVAQQLLNGKRQTRYRSGGGKFQNQLKVDELRSFVRQLYSLPCSISQAPLLKSLLNRAEDFQQHSQKVLSEEQPRAADIQKLLDVSFDFDMELPELPVLRGRLEQAHWLEEVQRASSEPSALSLDDMRRLIDLGVGLSPHPSVEKAMARLQELLTVSEHWEDKAKSLIKARPHHTLETLAAAVQEVNAIPAHLPNCVLLKDSVQRAEEWLLEVEALQHGGRVPVLDTLSELVLRGRAIPVQLDPLSRLELLVTEVQAWKECAAKTFLMKNSPYSLLEVLCPRCDVGMGGFKRKPKKAKEPVQCTKKKTTKLDSVCDVERALCESKDSASAMATLAEVRLKEMEALGSLRAANEAKLLPTADSAELKVCVCQKPPAGAMLQCELCRDAFHSACVPSSQKGAQVWLCPTCQRSDKPPLEKILPLLAALQRIRVRLPEGDALRFVIERTVNWQNRAQQICTSLQERVGAHAAHHRWQGTAPLTAENTKCPSDAPLSSVQEWNKTAFYTEQRCIPLQGLSADQEELMVEALLLQVSLPEIQQLYQILHAGLHSQQNTDHTSPAGPDCETAGVRQQNCQGKSPSRREDGCCSPKKETASTVERKQKRRREREREGRTGEKRVKKPATSLKKLKLNKEKSKEVHSGSKPGRELQRQGDSPSLLSDLSYSDDSEEDIAVCPAVKCQQPEGDEVDWVQCDGSCNQWFHQICVGVSAELAEKEDYICVHCSVKDEQNKVHNGMKRGL; from the exons ATGACCCAGCCCCGGCCCGACGAGTTTGTCCCGCCGCCGGAGTGCCCGGTCTTCGAGCCGAGCTGGGAGGAATTTGCCGACCCGTTTGCTTTCATCAACAAGATCCGTCCCATCGCCGAGAAAACGGGCATCTGCAAGGTCCGCCCGCCGCCG GACTGGCAGCCTCCGTTTGCTTGTGACGTTGACAAACTGCACTTCACCCCGCGGATTCAGAGGCTCAATGAATTGGAG GCTCAGACCAGAGTAAAACTCAATTTCCTGGATCAGATAGCCAAATTCTGGGAGCTGCAGGGATGCACGTTAAAAATCCCACATGTGGAAAGAAAGATTTTGGATTTGTACCAACTGAATAAG TTGGTTGCAGATGAAGGAGGGTTTGACATTGTCTGTAAAGAGAGGAGATGGACCAGAATAGCACTGAAGATGGGATTTGCCCCTGGGAAGGCTGTGGGCTCTCACATTCGCTCCCACTACGAAAGAATTCTGTACCCGTACAACCTCTTCCAGTCCGGAGCCAGCCTGCTG TGTGTCCAGAAGCCAATCTTAACAAATGATGCGAAGGACCGAGAATACAAACCCCATGATCTagcccagaggcagtctgtacagcCTACAGAGACCTGCACTCCAGCCCGCAGATTCAAGCGCATGAGAGCAGAG GGAGGGTGTATGAAGACTGAACCAGGAGAGCCCTGTGACAACAAGCCCAACCTGAGAAGAAGAATGGGCTCTGTAGTTGTAAAGAACGAAATGG agaagGATATTCCTATTACAGTGAAACAGGAACCCGTGGATATTAAGGAGCATATCACTGAAACTGAGAAAGCCAAGTCGAGGAGTAAAAAAACCATCCCGGCAGTGAGTATA GTGGACCTGTATGTTTGCCTGGTCTGTGGCAGTGGCAGTGATGAAGATCGCCTCCTGTTGTGTGATGGCTGTGATGATAGCTACCACACCTTTTGTCTCATTCCACCTCTTCACGATGTCCCCAAGGGAGACTGGAGATGCCCCAAGTGCCTGGCTCAG gAGTGCAGCAAGCCTCAGGAAGCATTTGGCTTTGAACAAGCATGCAGAGACTACTCTCTGCGTGCCTTTGGAGAAATGGCCGACTCGTTCAAGTCTGACTACTTCAACATGCCAGTCCAT ATGGTTCCCACAGAGCTGGTGGAGAAGGAGTTCTGGCGTTTAGTTAGTACTGTTGAGGAAGATGTCACTGTGGAGTATGGAGCTGATATTGCATCCAAGGAGTTTGGCAGCGGATTCCCTGTTCGGAACGGACGATTTAAACTGGCTCCACAAGATGAG CGTTACCTAGACTGTGGCTGGAACTTGAACAACATGCCTGTGATGGACCCCTCCGTCCTTACTCACATTACTGCTGATATCTGCGGGATGAAGTTACCCTGGCTGTATGTGGGGATGTGCTTCTCTTCATTCTGCTGGCACATCGAGGACCATTGGAGCTATTCCATTAACTATCTGCACTG GGGGGAGCCAAAAACGTGGTACGGAGCCCCAGGCTATGCTGCAGAGCAGCTGGAGAATGTGATGAAGAAACTGGCTCCGGAACTATTTGAATCCCAGCCCGACCTGTTACACCAGCTTGTGACAATCATGAACCCAAACACCCTGATGAGCCACGGTGTTCCA ATTTATCGCACTAATCAGTGTGCTGGAGAATTCGTGGTCACCTTTCCCAGAGCCTACCACAGTGGCTTTAATCAGGGCTTCAATTTCGCAGAGGCTGTGAATTTCTGCACCATGGACTGG GTCCCGCTGGGTCGTCAGTGCGTTGACCATTATCGTCTCCTGAATCGGTACTGTGTGTTCTCCCACGATGAGATGATCTGTAAAATTGCTGCCAAAGCGGATGGGCTGGACGTTGTTTTGGCTTCCGTTGTCCAGAAGGACATGGCTGTGATGATCAGGGAGGAGAAGACTCTGCGAGAGGCAGTGAGGAGGATG GGTGTGATTGACTCTGAGAGAATGGAATATGATCTCCTACCTGATGAAGAGCGGCAGTGTGTCAAGTGCAGGACTACTTGCTACCTGTCTGCCCTGACTTGCCCGTGCAGCCCTGGAGTGCTGGTGTGTCTCTACCATATCCGGGATCTCTGCTTCTGTCCAGTACAGAACTACACACTCAA GTATAGATTTTCACTGGAAGACCTGTATCCAATGATGAATGCAATAAAGCTGCGTGCAGAATCCTATGATGACTGGGCCACTCATGTAAATGACATTCTTGAAGCTAAAATGGACAAAAAGAGGA GTCTGTCTGAGTTTCAAGCATTGATAGAAGAATCTGAAAGGAAAACATTTCCAGACAATGATCTTCTTCGCCATTTACGTTTGGTGACCCAGGATGCAGAGAAGTGTGCTTCAGTGGCACAGCAACTGCTGAATGGGAAGAGACAAACCAG GTATCGCTCTGGTGGAGGCAAGTTCCAGAATCAGCTGAAGGTGGATGAACTTCGTTCTTTTGTCAGACAGCTGTACAGTTTGCCATGCAGCATCAGCCAGGCCCCCTTACTAAAG AGCCTTCTGAACCGCGCAGAGGATttccagcagcacagccagaaggTCTTGTCTGAGGAGCAGCCCCGGGCTGCTGACATTCAGAAGCTGCTGGATGTCAGCTTTGACTTCGACATGGAGCTGCCTGAGCTCCCAGTCCTGCGGGGGAGGCTGGAGCAGGCTCACTGGCTGGAGGAGGTACAGCGTGCCTCCTCGGAGCCCAGCGCCCTGTCCTTGGATGACATGAGGAGGCTGATTGACCTGGGAGTGGGACTGAGCCCTCACCCGTCAGTGGAGAAGGCAATGGCCCGCCTTCAGGAGCTGCTGACTGTCTCTGAACACTGGGAGGACAAAGCTAAGAGCCTGATTAAAGCAAG GCCCCATCATACGCTTGAGACTCTGGCAGCAGCTGTTCAGGAAGTGAACGCTATCCCTGCTCATCTCCCGAACTGTGTGCTTCTCAAAGATTCTGTCCAGAGGGCTGAAGAGTGGCTGCTGGAGGTAGAAGCACTTCAG CACGGTGGGCGTGTGCCTGTCCTGGATACTCTATCGGAGCTGGTGTTGAGGGGCCGAGCTATTCCTGTGCAGCTGGACCCCCTGTCAAGACTGGAGTTGCTGGTCACTGAGGTCCAGGCGTGGAAAGAGTGTGCAGCTAAAACCTTTCTGATGAAGAACTCTCCCTACTCTCTTCTGGAG gtgttgTGTCCCAGGTGTGACGTTGGAATGGggggtttcaaaagaaaacccaaAAAGGCAAAGGAGCCAGTGCAATGCACAAAGAAGAAAACGACAAAACTGGACAGTGTGTGTGATGTGGAGAGAGCCCTGTGTGAGAGCAAGGACTCTGCATCTGCA ATGGCCACTCTTGCTGAGGTTCGGTTAAAGGAAATGGAAGCGCTCGGTTCCCTCAGAGCTGCGAATGAAGCGAAGTTGCTCCCCACTGCAGACTCTGCGGAactgaaagtgtgtgtgtgccagAAGCCCCCAGCCGGCGCCATGCTACAGTGTGAACTTTGCAGGGACGCGTTCCACAGCGCGTGTGTCCCCAGCAGCCAGAAAGGGGCCCAGGTGTGGCTCTGCCCTACGTGTCAGCGCTCAGACAAGCCCCCTTTAGAGAAGATCCTGCCCCTGCTGGCTGCTCTACAGCGCATTCGTGTGCGGCTGCCGGAGGGGGACGCTCTGCGCTTCGTGATTGAACGGACTGTGAACTGGCAGAACAGAGCCCAGCAGATCTGCACCTCGTTACAGGAGAGAGTCGGGGCTCATGCAGCACACCACCGATGGCAAGGGACAGCGCCTCTCACTGCTGAAAACACAAAG TGCCCCAGTGATGCACCATTGAGCTCTGTGCAGGAGTGGAACAAGACTGCCTTTTATACTGAACAGAGATGCATTCCTCTCCAGG GTCTCAGTGCTGATCAGGAGGAGCTGATGGTGGAAGCGCTGCTCCTGCAGGTCTCCTTGCCAGAAATCCAGCAGCTCTACCAGATTCTGCACGCAGGACTGCATTCTCAGCAGAACACAGACCATACCTCACCAGCGGGGCCCGACTGTGAAACGGCAGGAGTCAGGCAGCAGAACTGTCAGGGAAAGAGCCCGTCACGCCGCGAG GATGGATGCTGCAGTCCTAAAAAGGAAACTGCAAGTACAGTGGAGAGGAAACAGAAGAGGCgccgggagagggagagggagggccGGACCGGGGAGAAGAGGGTGAAGAAGCCTGCCACGTCCCTGAAGAAACTCAAGCTGAACAAGGAGAAATCAAAGGAGGTTCACAGCGGCAGCAAGCCTGGGAGAGAGCTGCAGAGGCAGGGAGACTCCCCGTCCCTGCTGTCAGATCTCTCCTACTCGGACGACTCTGAGGAGGATATCGCTGTCTGTCCTGCTGTGAAGTGCCAGCAGCCAGAGGGAGACGAG gtGGATTGGGTCCAGTGCGACGGTAGTTGTAACCAGTGGTTCCATCAGATCTGTGTGGGCGTCTCGGCTGAACTGGCTGAGAAGGAGGACTATATTTGTGTCCACTGTAGTGTGAAGGATGAGCAGAACAAAGTACACAACGGGATGAAGCGAGGACTTTAA